One Brassica napus cultivar Da-Ae chromosome A1, Da-Ae, whole genome shotgun sequence genomic region harbors:
- the LOC106347579 gene encoding receptor-like protein 48 isoform X3, protein MPSCSERKMIVWILCLIFSLSHPILIFASFPAKHMCHADQRDALWEFKSEFHPSGLAASEKTQRWRNNTDCCSWDGITCDPNTGNVAGLNLLGSSLNGSLRSNSSLFRLQHLQSLDLSSSNLAGILPDSIDLMGNLNQLTKLILASSKLSGNFPHVLLNLTELTTINLHFNQLEGTLPSNMSSLSKLEYFNIGSNSFSGSIPSSLFMIPSLIHLNLERNGFSGPLEIGNISSPSKLQTLSLGGNSLNGPIPGFISKLAGLLYLDLSFWNIRRGVVGFSIFLHLKSLTFLDLSHLNTRSMVDMSLFSHLMSLSVLHLSGNNLNISSTLNLPSPIGSLALASCNISEFPKFLQTQTSLFYLDISNNQIKGQVPEWLWSLPGLGYVDFSRNSFSGFDGPADVIQRNEIYMLDISSNTFKNPFPLLPKSIIYFSASDNQFSGEIPKIICELDSLGKLILSNNNFSGSIPRCFENFNTKLTVLHLQNNSLSGEFPEESISVGLVSLDVSHNQLSGELPKSLINCTYLQFVNVEDNMFNDMFPFGLRVLPGLQFLVLRSNKFHGPLYPPEGSMSFPKLRIFDISKNLFSGALPSDYFAGWNEMSSGVYTADNRQQRFIGVSFSNYSKSVVLTNKGSKMELLGIYKTIDVSENRFEGEIPKSISLLKELIVLNMSNNAFVGHIPPSLSSMTNLQSLDLSRNRLSGKIPPKLGKLTFLAWMNFSYNMLEGPIPQGTQIQSQNSSSFVHNLGLCGAPLQKTCSGEEEEETRKEDEENYQVLSGIVAAIAYVPGVFCGLVISHILISYRQDWFKKISKCIA, encoded by the exons ATGCCTTCTTGTAGTGAAAGGAAGATGATAGTATGGATCTTGTgtttaatattttctctttCTCATCCAATACTTATTTTCGCTTCTTTTCCTGCTAAGCACATGTGTCATGCAGACCAAAGGGATGCTCTTTGGGAGTTCAAGAGCGAGTTCCATCCCAGTGGGCTGGCTGCTAGTGAGAAGACGCAGAGGTGGAGGAACAACACTGATTGCTGTTCTTGGGATGGTATCACTTGTGATCCTAATACGGGCAATGTTGCTGGGTTAAATCTCTTGGGCAGTTCTCTCAATGGCTCTTTAAGATCAAATAGTAGTCTGTTTAGATTACAGCATCTTCAGAGCCTTGATCTTAGCTCCAGTAATCTCGCCGGTATTCTACCAGATTCTATTG ATTTGATGGGCAACCTAAACCAACTCACAAAGTTGATACTTGCATCAAGCAAGCTCAGTGGGAACTTTCCTCATGTGCTACTCAATTTGACCGAGCTCACTACAATCAACCTTCATTTTAACCAGCTTGAAGGTACGCTCCCATCTAACATGAGTAGCCTCTCCAAACTGGAGTACTTTAATATTGGTTCAAATTCATTTTCTGGATCTATTCCGTCGTCTCTTTTCATGATTCCTTCGTTGATCCATCTTAACCTGGAAAGGAATGGCTTCAGCGGTCCTCTTGAGATTGGGAATATCTCTTCACCATCTAAACTTCAAACTTTAAGCCTTGGAGGAAACAGTCTTAATGGGCCAATCCCGGGATTTATTTCAAAACTAGCCGGACTCTTGTATTTGGACCTATCTTTTTGGAATATACGGAGAGGCGTGGTGGGTTTCAGCATCTTCTTGCATCTCAAGTCACTTACGTTCCTTGACCTGTCCCATCTGAATACAAGAAGTATGGTCGACATGAGTCTCTTCTCACATCTCATGTCACTTAGCGTACTTCACCTTTCAGGTAATAATTTGAATATCAGTTCAACTCTCAATCTTCCCTCGCCCATTGGATCACTGGCTCTAGCGTCCTGCAATATTTCTGAATTTCCAAAGTTTCTACAAACACAAACCAGTTTGTTTTACTTAGATATTTCTAACAATCAAATCAAAGGGCAAGTACCAGAGTGGTTATGGAGTCTCCCAGGGCTGGGGTATGTAGACTTTTCTCGGAATTCATTTAGTGGTTTTGATGGACCAGCGGATGTTATTCAaagaaatgaaatatatatgctGGATATAAGTTCAAACACTTTCAAGAATCCATTTCCTTTGTTAccaaaatctattatatatttttcagctTCTGATAATCAGTTTTCAGGAGAGATTCCGAAGATAATATGCGAGCTGGATTCTCTTGGTAAACTTATTTTATCCAACAACAACTTCAGCGGTTCTATACCTCGGTGTTTTGAGAATTTCAATACTAAGCTTACAGTCTTGCATCTTCAGAATAACAGCCTCTCTGGTGAATTTCCAGAAGAATCTATCAGTGTTGGCTTGGTTTCACTTGATGTTAGTCACAACCAGTTATCAGGAGAACTTCCCAAGTCTCTGATTAATTGCACTTACCTCCAGTTTGTAAACGTTGAAGACAACATGTTCAATGACATGTTTCCTTTCGGGTTGAGAGTGTTGCCTGGTTTGCAGTTTCTTGTCCTTCGTTCTAACAAGTTCCATGGGCCACTATATCCTCCAGAGGGTTCTATGAGTTTCCCAAAGCTGCGAATCTTTGACATTTCTAAAAATCTCTTCTCTGGAGCCTTGCCATCAGATTACTTTGCTGGTTGGAATGAAATGTCATCGGGTGTTTACACTGCAGATAATAGACAGCAAAGGTTTATAGGAGTTAGCTTCTCAAACTATAGTAAGTCGGTGGTTCTGACTAACAAAGGTTCAAAGATGGAATTGCTTGGTATTTACAAAACCATCGATGTCTCAGAAAACAGGTTCGAAGGAGAAATCCCCAAATCCATCAGTTTACTCAAGGAACTGATTGTGCTCAACATGTCAAACAACGCTTTCGTAGGCCATATTCCACCATCTTTGTCCAGCATGACCAATCTCCAATCACTAGATCTATCCAGAAACAGATTATCGGGAAAAATCCCACCGAAGCTCGGGAAACTTACGTTTCTGGCATGGATGAACTTCTCTTACAACATGCTCGAAGGTCCAATACCACAAGGCACTCAGATTCAAAGCCAGAATAGCTCTTCATTCGTACATAATCTCGGGCTATGCGGTGCTCCTCTCCAAAAGACCTGCAgtggagaagaggaagaagaaacaagaaaggAGGATGAAGAAAATTATCAAGTATTGAGCGGGATTGTGGCTGCAATAGCTTATGTACCTGGTGTATTCTGTGGATTGGTCATTAGCCACATTCTGATTTCATATAGACAAGACTGGTTCAAGAAGATCTCTAAATGTATTGCTTAA
- the LOC106347578 gene encoding receptor-like protein 48 — translation MHSCCARKIIVWSLCLIFSLSHSILVRGSSPPKHLCRQDQRDALWEFKSEFHLSGMAANEKTQTWRNNSDCCSWDGITCDPKTGNVLDLNLWSSSLNGPLRSSSGLFKLQYLQSLNLGSNNLAGILPDSIGNLKYLRVLGLSGCNLFGKLPASLGNLSDLTVLDLDGNGFTGELPVSIGNLKQLTKLLIASSKLSGNFHQALLNLTELTAINLVFNQLEGTLPSDMSRLSKLEYFDIGSNLFSGSIPSSLFMIPSLIHLKLERNHFNSLLEIGNISSPSKLQTLSLGGNRLSGPIPGFISKLVELSSLDLSFWDTLRGDVDFSIFLHLKSLMSLDISTLNTRSIVDMSLFSHFESLSILSLSRNTVKFSSTLHLVSPIGSLAVASCNISEFPKFLRTQTSLFNLDISQNQIKGQVPEWLWSLPGLEYVDFSLNSFTGFDGPADVFQRNEISMLDISSNSFQDPFPLLPKSMTFLSASDNQFSGEIPTTICELVSLDVLVLSNNNFSGSIPRCFENFNTKLSILHLRNNSLSGKFPEESVSVALISLDVGRNQLSGELPKSLINCTHLEFLNVEDNKFNDTFPFWLRLLPGLQILVLRSNKFHGSLYSPRSSPSFSKLRIIDISKNLFTGALPLDYFAGWSEMSSGVYTPDNKQKRFIGITFLNYRKSVVLATKGSEREFLGSIFSIYKIIDVSGNRFEGDIPKSICLLKELNVLNMSNNAFIGSIPPSFSNLTNLQSLDLSKNRLSGKIPTALGKLTFLAWMNFSYNNLEGPIPQGTQIQTQDSSSFLQNPGLCGAPLHKICSGEEQGTLNQDKEDEEEEQVLSWIAVAIAYVPGVFCGFTVGHILTSYRHDWFKRIFHYFS, via the coding sequence atGCATTCTTGTTGTGCGAGAAAGATAATAGTATGGAGCTTGTgtttaatattttctctttCTCACTCAATACTTGTTCGCGGTTCTTCACCTCCTAAGCACTTGTGCCGTCAAGACCAGAGGGATGCTCTTTGGGAGTTCAAGAGCGAGTTCCATCTCAGTGGGATGGCCGCTAACGAGAAGACACAGACGTGGAGAAACAACAGTGATTGCTGTTCTTGGGATGGTATCACTTGTGATCCTAAGACGGGCAATGTCCTTGACTTAAATCTCTGGAGCAGTTCTCTCAATGGCCCTTTAAGATCTAGTAGTGGTCTGTTTAAACTACAATATCTTCAGAGCCTTAATCTTGGCTCCAATAATCTTGCCGGCATTCTACCAGATTCCATCGGCAACCTCAAATATCTGAGGGTTTTGGGACTTTCTGGATGCAATTTATTTGGAAAGCTTCCTGCTTCGCTCGGAAATCTTTCTGATCTCACTGTTCTTGATCTTGATGGTAATGGTTTCACCGGTGAACTACCAGTTTCGATCGGCAACTTAAAACAACTAACAAAGTTGCTAATTGCATCGAGCAAGCTCAGTGGGAACTTTCATCAAGCGCTACTCAATTTAACCGAGCTCACTGCGATCAACCTTGTTTTCAACCAGCTTGAAGGTACACTCCCATCGGACATGAGTAGGCTCTCCAAACTAGAGTACTTTGATATTGgttcaaatttattttctggATCTATTCCATCGTCTCTTTTCATGATCCCTTCGTTGATCCATCTTAAACTGGAAAGGAATCACTTTAACAGTCTCCTTGAGATTGGGAATATCTCTTCACcatcaaaacttcaaactttaaGCCTTGGAGGAAACAGGCTCAGTGGGCCAATCCCGGGATTTATATCAAAACTAGTCGAGCTCTCCTCTCTCGACCTCTCCTTTTGGGACACTTTGAGGGGCGATGTCGATTTCAGCATCTTCTTGCATCTCAAGTCACTTATGTCCCTTGACATCTCCACTCTTAATACAAGAAGTATTGTCGACATGAGTCTCTTCTCGCATTTCGAGTCACTTAGCATACTAAGTCTTTCACGAAATACTGTGAAGTTCAGTTCAACTCTCCATCTGGTCTCACCCATTGGATCATTGGCTGTAGCATCCTGCAATATTTCCGAGTTTCCCAAGTTTCTACGAACGCAAACCAGCTTGTTCAACTTAGATATTTCTCAGAATCAAATAAAAGGGCAAGTACCAGAGTGGTTATGGAGTCTCCCAGGATTAGAGTATGTAGACTTTTCTCTGAATTCATTTACTGGTTTTGATGGACCAGCGGATGTTTTTCAAAGAAATGAAATATCTATGCTGGATATAAGTTCAAACTCTTTCCAGGATCCATTTCCTTTGTTACCAAAATCTATGACGTTTCTTTCAGCCTCCGATAATCAGTTTTCAGGAGAGATTCCGACAACAATCTGCGAACTGGTTTCTCTTGATGTACTTGTTTTATCGAACAACAACTTCAGCGGTTCTATACCTCGGTGTTTTGAGAATTTCAATACTAAGCTTTCGATCTTGCATCTTCGAAATAACAGCCTCTCTGGAAAATTTCCGGAGGAATCTGTCAGCGTTGCCTTGATTTCACTTGATGTTGGTCGCAACCAGTTATCAGGAGAGCTTCCCAAGTCTCTGATTAATTGCACTCATCTTGAGTTTCTCAACGTTGAAGACAACAAGTTCAACGACACGTTTCCTTTCTGGTTGAGATTATTGCCTGGTTTGCAAATTCTTGTCCTTCGTTCAAACAAGTTCCATGGGTCACTATATTCTCCAAGGAGTTCTCCGAGTTTCTCCAAACTGCGAATCATTGATATTTCTAAGAATCTCTTCACTGGAGCCTTGCCATTGGATTACTTTGCTGGTTGGAGTGAAATGTCATCTGGTGTATACACGCCAGATAACAAGCAGAAAAGGTTTATAGGAATAACTTTTTTAAACTATCGTAAGTCGGTGGTTCTGGCTACCAAAGGTTCGGAGAGGGAGTTTCTTGGTAGTATTTTCAGCATCTACAAAATCATCGATGTCTCAGGAAATAGATTTGAAGGAGATATCCCAAAATCTATTTGTTTACTCAAGGAGCTGAATGTGCTCAACATGTCAAACAACGCGTTCATAGGCAGTATACCACCATCTTTTTCGAACCTGACCAATCTCCAATCACTAGATCTATCTAAAAACAGATTATCAGGCAAAATTCCAACGGCGCTCGGGAAACTAACGTTTCTGGCGTGGATGAACTTCTCTTACAACAACCTCGAAGGTCCAATACCACAAGGCACTCAAATTCAAACCCAGGATAGTTCTTCATTCCTACAGAATCCCGGGCTATGCGGTGCTCCTCTTCATAAGATCtgcagtggagaagaacaaggCACATTAAACcaagataaagaagatgaagaagaagaacaagtatTAAGCTGGATTGCAGTTGCAATAGCCTATGTACCTGGTGTATTCTGTGGATTCACTGTCGGCCATATTCTGACTTCATACAGACATGACTGGTTCAAAAGGATCTTTCACTATTTTTCTTAA
- the LOC106347579 gene encoding receptor-like protein 48 isoform X2 gives MPSCSERKMIVWILCLIFSLSHPILIFASFPAKHMCHADQRDALWEFKSEFHPSGLAASEKTQRWRNNTDCCSWDGITCDPNTGNVAGLNLLGSSLNGSLRSNSSLFRLQHLQSLDLSSSNLAGILPDSIGNLKNLRVLKLLECNLFGKLPSSLGNLSYLTHLDLDGNDFTGELPDLMGNLNQLTKLILASSKLSGNFPHVLLNLTELTTINLHFNQLEGTLPSNMSSLSKLEYFNIGSNSFSGSIPSSLFMIPSLIHLNLERNGFSGPLEIGNISSPSKLQTLSLGGNSLNGPIPGFISKLAGLLYLDLSFWNIRRGVVGFSIFLHLKSLTFLDLSHLNTRSMVDMSLFSHLMSLSVLHLSGNNLNISSTLNLPSPIGSLALASCNISEFPKFLQTQTSLFYLDISNNQIKGQVPEWLWSLPGLGYVDFSRNSFSGFDGPADVIQRNEIYMLDISSNTFKNPFPLLPKSIIYFSASDNQFSGEIPKIICELDSLGKLILSNNNFSGSIPRCFENFNTKLTVLHLQNNSLSGEFPEESISVGLVSLDVSHNQLSGELPKSLINCTYLQFVNVEDNMFNDMFPFGLRVLPGLQFLVLRSNKFHGPLYPPEGSMSFPKLRIFDISKNLFSGALPSDYFAGWNEMSSGVYTADNRQQRFIGVSFSNYKNRFEGEIPKSISLLKELIVLNMSNNAFVGHIPPSLSSMTNLQSLDLSRNRLSGKIPPKLGKLTFLAWMNFSYNMLEGPIPQGTQIQSQNSSSFVHNLGLCGAPLQKTCSGEEEEETRKEDEENYQVLSGIVAAIAYVPGVFCGLVISHILISYRQDWFKKISKCIA, from the exons ATGCCTTCTTGTAGTGAAAGGAAGATGATAGTATGGATCTTGTgtttaatattttctctttCTCATCCAATACTTATTTTCGCTTCTTTTCCTGCTAAGCACATGTGTCATGCAGACCAAAGGGATGCTCTTTGGGAGTTCAAGAGCGAGTTCCATCCCAGTGGGCTGGCTGCTAGTGAGAAGACGCAGAGGTGGAGGAACAACACTGATTGCTGTTCTTGGGATGGTATCACTTGTGATCCTAATACGGGCAATGTTGCTGGGTTAAATCTCTTGGGCAGTTCTCTCAATGGCTCTTTAAGATCAAATAGTAGTCTGTTTAGATTACAGCATCTTCAGAGCCTTGATCTTAGCTCCAGTAATCTCGCCGGTATTCTACCAGATTCTATTGGTAATCTCAAAAATTTGAGGGTTTTGAAACTTCTTGAATGCAATTTATTTGGAAAGCTTCCTTCGTCGCTTGGGAATCTTTCTTATCTCACTCATCTTGATCTTGATGGTAATGATTTCACCGGTGAACTACCAGATTTGATGGGCAACCTAAACCAACTCACAAAGTTGATACTTGCATCAAGCAAGCTCAGTGGGAACTTTCCTCATGTGCTACTCAATTTGACCGAGCTCACTACAATCAACCTTCATTTTAACCAGCTTGAAGGTACGCTCCCATCTAACATGAGTAGCCTCTCCAAACTGGAGTACTTTAATATTGGTTCAAATTCATTTTCTGGATCTATTCCGTCGTCTCTTTTCATGATTCCTTCGTTGATCCATCTTAACCTGGAAAGGAATGGCTTCAGCGGTCCTCTTGAGATTGGGAATATCTCTTCACCATCTAAACTTCAAACTTTAAGCCTTGGAGGAAACAGTCTTAATGGGCCAATCCCGGGATTTATTTCAAAACTAGCCGGACTCTTGTATTTGGACCTATCTTTTTGGAATATACGGAGAGGCGTGGTGGGTTTCAGCATCTTCTTGCATCTCAAGTCACTTACGTTCCTTGACCTGTCCCATCTGAATACAAGAAGTATGGTCGACATGAGTCTCTTCTCACATCTCATGTCACTTAGCGTACTTCACCTTTCAGGTAATAATTTGAATATCAGTTCAACTCTCAATCTTCCCTCGCCCATTGGATCACTGGCTCTAGCGTCCTGCAATATTTCTGAATTTCCAAAGTTTCTACAAACACAAACCAGTTTGTTTTACTTAGATATTTCTAACAATCAAATCAAAGGGCAAGTACCAGAGTGGTTATGGAGTCTCCCAGGGCTGGGGTATGTAGACTTTTCTCGGAATTCATTTAGTGGTTTTGATGGACCAGCGGATGTTATTCAaagaaatgaaatatatatgctGGATATAAGTTCAAACACTTTCAAGAATCCATTTCCTTTGTTAccaaaatctattatatatttttcagctTCTGATAATCAGTTTTCAGGAGAGATTCCGAAGATAATATGCGAGCTGGATTCTCTTGGTAAACTTATTTTATCCAACAACAACTTCAGCGGTTCTATACCTCGGTGTTTTGAGAATTTCAATACTAAGCTTACAGTCTTGCATCTTCAGAATAACAGCCTCTCTGGTGAATTTCCAGAAGAATCTATCAGTGTTGGCTTGGTTTCACTTGATGTTAGTCACAACCAGTTATCAGGAGAACTTCCCAAGTCTCTGATTAATTGCACTTACCTCCAGTTTGTAAACGTTGAAGACAACATGTTCAATGACATGTTTCCTTTCGGGTTGAGAGTGTTGCCTGGTTTGCAGTTTCTTGTCCTTCGTTCTAACAAGTTCCATGGGCCACTATATCCTCCAGAGGGTTCTATGAGTTTCCCAAAGCTGCGAATCTTTGACATTTCTAAAAATCTCTTCTCTGGAGCCTTGCCATCAGATTACTTTGCTGGTTGGAATGAAATGTCATCGGGTGTTTACACTGCAGATAATAGACAGCAAAGGTTTATAGGAGTTAGCTTCTCAAACTATA AAAACAGGTTCGAAGGAGAAATCCCCAAATCCATCAGTTTACTCAAGGAACTGATTGTGCTCAACATGTCAAACAACGCTTTCGTAGGCCATATTCCACCATCTTTGTCCAGCATGACCAATCTCCAATCACTAGATCTATCCAGAAACAGATTATCGGGAAAAATCCCACCGAAGCTCGGGAAACTTACGTTTCTGGCATGGATGAACTTCTCTTACAACATGCTCGAAGGTCCAATACCACAAGGCACTCAGATTCAAAGCCAGAATAGCTCTTCATTCGTACATAATCTCGGGCTATGCGGTGCTCCTCTCCAAAAGACCTGCAgtggagaagaggaagaagaaacaagaaaggAGGATGAAGAAAATTATCAAGTATTGAGCGGGATTGTGGCTGCAATAGCTTATGTACCTGGTGTATTCTGTGGATTGGTCATTAGCCACATTCTGATTTCATATAGACAAGACTGGTTCAAGAAGATCTCTAAATGTATTGCTTAA
- the LOC106347579 gene encoding receptor-like protein 48 isoform X1, whose translation MPSCSERKMIVWILCLIFSLSHPILIFASFPAKHMCHADQRDALWEFKSEFHPSGLAASEKTQRWRNNTDCCSWDGITCDPNTGNVAGLNLLGSSLNGSLRSNSSLFRLQHLQSLDLSSSNLAGILPDSIGNLKNLRVLKLLECNLFGKLPSSLGNLSYLTHLDLDGNDFTGELPDLMGNLNQLTKLILASSKLSGNFPHVLLNLTELTTINLHFNQLEGTLPSNMSSLSKLEYFNIGSNSFSGSIPSSLFMIPSLIHLNLERNGFSGPLEIGNISSPSKLQTLSLGGNSLNGPIPGFISKLAGLLYLDLSFWNIRRGVVGFSIFLHLKSLTFLDLSHLNTRSMVDMSLFSHLMSLSVLHLSGNNLNISSTLNLPSPIGSLALASCNISEFPKFLQTQTSLFYLDISNNQIKGQVPEWLWSLPGLGYVDFSRNSFSGFDGPADVIQRNEIYMLDISSNTFKNPFPLLPKSIIYFSASDNQFSGEIPKIICELDSLGKLILSNNNFSGSIPRCFENFNTKLTVLHLQNNSLSGEFPEESISVGLVSLDVSHNQLSGELPKSLINCTYLQFVNVEDNMFNDMFPFGLRVLPGLQFLVLRSNKFHGPLYPPEGSMSFPKLRIFDISKNLFSGALPSDYFAGWNEMSSGVYTADNRQQRFIGVSFSNYSKSVVLTNKGSKMELLGIYKTIDVSENRFEGEIPKSISLLKELIVLNMSNNAFVGHIPPSLSSMTNLQSLDLSRNRLSGKIPPKLGKLTFLAWMNFSYNMLEGPIPQGTQIQSQNSSSFVHNLGLCGAPLQKTCSGEEEEETRKEDEENYQVLSGIVAAIAYVPGVFCGLVISHILISYRQDWFKKISKCIA comes from the coding sequence ATGCCTTCTTGTAGTGAAAGGAAGATGATAGTATGGATCTTGTgtttaatattttctctttCTCATCCAATACTTATTTTCGCTTCTTTTCCTGCTAAGCACATGTGTCATGCAGACCAAAGGGATGCTCTTTGGGAGTTCAAGAGCGAGTTCCATCCCAGTGGGCTGGCTGCTAGTGAGAAGACGCAGAGGTGGAGGAACAACACTGATTGCTGTTCTTGGGATGGTATCACTTGTGATCCTAATACGGGCAATGTTGCTGGGTTAAATCTCTTGGGCAGTTCTCTCAATGGCTCTTTAAGATCAAATAGTAGTCTGTTTAGATTACAGCATCTTCAGAGCCTTGATCTTAGCTCCAGTAATCTCGCCGGTATTCTACCAGATTCTATTGGTAATCTCAAAAATTTGAGGGTTTTGAAACTTCTTGAATGCAATTTATTTGGAAAGCTTCCTTCGTCGCTTGGGAATCTTTCTTATCTCACTCATCTTGATCTTGATGGTAATGATTTCACCGGTGAACTACCAGATTTGATGGGCAACCTAAACCAACTCACAAAGTTGATACTTGCATCAAGCAAGCTCAGTGGGAACTTTCCTCATGTGCTACTCAATTTGACCGAGCTCACTACAATCAACCTTCATTTTAACCAGCTTGAAGGTACGCTCCCATCTAACATGAGTAGCCTCTCCAAACTGGAGTACTTTAATATTGGTTCAAATTCATTTTCTGGATCTATTCCGTCGTCTCTTTTCATGATTCCTTCGTTGATCCATCTTAACCTGGAAAGGAATGGCTTCAGCGGTCCTCTTGAGATTGGGAATATCTCTTCACCATCTAAACTTCAAACTTTAAGCCTTGGAGGAAACAGTCTTAATGGGCCAATCCCGGGATTTATTTCAAAACTAGCCGGACTCTTGTATTTGGACCTATCTTTTTGGAATATACGGAGAGGCGTGGTGGGTTTCAGCATCTTCTTGCATCTCAAGTCACTTACGTTCCTTGACCTGTCCCATCTGAATACAAGAAGTATGGTCGACATGAGTCTCTTCTCACATCTCATGTCACTTAGCGTACTTCACCTTTCAGGTAATAATTTGAATATCAGTTCAACTCTCAATCTTCCCTCGCCCATTGGATCACTGGCTCTAGCGTCCTGCAATATTTCTGAATTTCCAAAGTTTCTACAAACACAAACCAGTTTGTTTTACTTAGATATTTCTAACAATCAAATCAAAGGGCAAGTACCAGAGTGGTTATGGAGTCTCCCAGGGCTGGGGTATGTAGACTTTTCTCGGAATTCATTTAGTGGTTTTGATGGACCAGCGGATGTTATTCAaagaaatgaaatatatatgctGGATATAAGTTCAAACACTTTCAAGAATCCATTTCCTTTGTTAccaaaatctattatatatttttcagctTCTGATAATCAGTTTTCAGGAGAGATTCCGAAGATAATATGCGAGCTGGATTCTCTTGGTAAACTTATTTTATCCAACAACAACTTCAGCGGTTCTATACCTCGGTGTTTTGAGAATTTCAATACTAAGCTTACAGTCTTGCATCTTCAGAATAACAGCCTCTCTGGTGAATTTCCAGAAGAATCTATCAGTGTTGGCTTGGTTTCACTTGATGTTAGTCACAACCAGTTATCAGGAGAACTTCCCAAGTCTCTGATTAATTGCACTTACCTCCAGTTTGTAAACGTTGAAGACAACATGTTCAATGACATGTTTCCTTTCGGGTTGAGAGTGTTGCCTGGTTTGCAGTTTCTTGTCCTTCGTTCTAACAAGTTCCATGGGCCACTATATCCTCCAGAGGGTTCTATGAGTTTCCCAAAGCTGCGAATCTTTGACATTTCTAAAAATCTCTTCTCTGGAGCCTTGCCATCAGATTACTTTGCTGGTTGGAATGAAATGTCATCGGGTGTTTACACTGCAGATAATAGACAGCAAAGGTTTATAGGAGTTAGCTTCTCAAACTATAGTAAGTCGGTGGTTCTGACTAACAAAGGTTCAAAGATGGAATTGCTTGGTATTTACAAAACCATCGATGTCTCAGAAAACAGGTTCGAAGGAGAAATCCCCAAATCCATCAGTTTACTCAAGGAACTGATTGTGCTCAACATGTCAAACAACGCTTTCGTAGGCCATATTCCACCATCTTTGTCCAGCATGACCAATCTCCAATCACTAGATCTATCCAGAAACAGATTATCGGGAAAAATCCCACCGAAGCTCGGGAAACTTACGTTTCTGGCATGGATGAACTTCTCTTACAACATGCTCGAAGGTCCAATACCACAAGGCACTCAGATTCAAAGCCAGAATAGCTCTTCATTCGTACATAATCTCGGGCTATGCGGTGCTCCTCTCCAAAAGACCTGCAgtggagaagaggaagaagaaacaagaaaggAGGATGAAGAAAATTATCAAGTATTGAGCGGGATTGTGGCTGCAATAGCTTATGTACCTGGTGTATTCTGTGGATTGGTCATTAGCCACATTCTGATTTCATATAGACAAGACTGGTTCAAGAAGATCTCTAAATGTATTGCTTAA